The region ACGCCCACCGCGGTTCTTACAAACTCGGATTCCTCAAACTCTCCTTTTACAGCCAGCAGTTCCCCGGCTGTAAATGTGCGGAGCTCCCACCCGTACCTGCCGGCCAATTGCGACACAGCTGCCTCCCCGGCCTTAATATCAATGGTGGACAGTGCCTTTACCGCCGCCGGGTCAATACCGCTGTCCTCCAGCGCTTCCAGAACGCGGCGTTCCAGGACATCCGGCTGTGTTCCCTTCCTGCAGCCCACGCCCACCACAACCATCTTTGGAACCAGGCGGAGGAAGGAGGGTCTTTCACTGTTTCGGAATGTAATCCATATGTTATGCCCGCACACCCTATTCATGCATATATTATGCCTGCATATGTCCCTGGCGCCCTCCGCCCCATGGCACTCCGAATCGCAGAAAAAGCCCACCTCCCCGCCATCCAGCAGCCAGGCGGAAATCTCTTTGGCCTCTTTTCTGTCTGTGATGCAAAGACCGTTTCGGGCCGCGAAGACATCCACTGCAAACACACCGTTGACATCTGTTGCCGTGGTTATGACCGGTATGCCATTAAGCCAGCCCGCCATTCTTTCAGCCAGCTCATTGGCTCCCCCCACATGGCCTGACAACAGGGGAATGCAGAAATGTCCCGCCTCATCAGCCGCCACCACAGGAGGGTCTGTCATCTTATCCCGGACATAGGGCGCAATGGCCCTGACCGCAATACCGGCTGCACCGATGAATACCAGCGCCCTCTTCTGTCCAAACATGGATCCGGTCCATTCCGAAAGGGACCTGTCCTGAGGCAGGATTCCCTCCGCCTCCCATTCCGGCTTCCAGAAGCGCCGCGGCACATATCCCCGGCACTCAGTTCCCGTATCCCTGAACCGGCCGCACAGCAGGCGGCATATTCCGGCGCCTCTCGCCGTAAAACAGATCATTCCTATCTTCATTCCCGTCTCCTTTGTATCATTCCTGATTAAAGATATAAAACAGTATATCGGAAAATCATTCCTGCTGCAATGCCTCTTTCTTAAGTTCCCGTTTGCGCTTTGTGATAAGCCCCCCTATCTTGCCGCTTTCCTTGGCTGTCAGGCTTCTCCATCCGCCCTCCATGACCTTTGCGTCCAGCCCCAGTTCCTGGGCAATCTCAAACTTAAGCTGGTCCTGGGCACTCAGGTTATGGGGATCAAATGCCTCATTCTTTTTAGACTTTCCCATGCAGGTTCTTGCTCCTTTCTTGCTGATACAAAATAAGTACAAATGGATTATACCCAGGCAGGGGCCTGCCTATACCGTTCTTACAACTTATTCCAATTGCCCTTGCAATTTAAATTGTTGTATATTATACTGAACCTATATGGATTGTTTCATAGCGTACCGTCACAGGATAATTTGTATGGCTTTTGTTACCCTGTTGATATACGAAAGAAAGGAAGGGCACCGTGAACATTGCAGTCATCGACGACTCGATAGATGAGGCTCGTCAGTTAGCCGGCTTTATATCCGCCTATTGTTCTGACACACATACCTGCCAGCAGACGACCATCTTCAATACCGCCGCCGACTTCCTTCGCTGCTGGCAAAGAGGCAGCTTTGACCTTATATTCATAGATATTTTTCTCCGCAATGAGACTTCCGGCATCCGAATCGCTGAAAGGGTCCGTAAGGATGATGATTTCTGTACCATCGTGTTCACCACCAGCAGTACGGATTTTGCCCTGAAGGGTTATGAGGTCCGGGCCCTGGATTACATGATAAAGCCCATCCGCTATGAGAAGCTCTGTCAGACCATGGAGTATTTTATGTCTGTGTCCCGCAGGAAGCAGAGTCATTATATAGAGGTAAAGGAAAGCCGCATTATGCTTAAGATTCCCATTGACTCCATCCTTTACACAGATTATTCAAACCACTACATACAAATCCATCTTCCGGACAAGACGGTCCGCACTTATATGCGGTTTGAAGAGTTTTCCGGCATGCTCCTTATCTACTCCCAGTTTATATGCTGCTACCGGAATTGCATCATCAACATGGACAAGGTATTCTCCATGGAGAAATCAGAGTTCATTTTGACAACCGGAGAACATCTGCCTATTACCAGGACCATGCGGTCGCAGATTCATCAGCAGTATGCAGATTACCAGTTCTCCAAACTAAATGGAGGCATCTGATGAACTTTGCACAGATACAGCTGATATGTGTGATTTTGGCTAAAATCATATTCATCATCGTTCCCTTTTTGGCGGTATTCCGCGGGGAGTGGCGGTATACCATGTCAAAAACCGCAGGTATTCTTATGGGATACCTGTTTTTTGTATGCCTATTGGGCTTGACATGCTTCCGGCATTTCCTGAACCGGCCCTGGCTGGAGATGGCGTGGGCCTGTACCACCATGACGACCAACATATTGGTCTGTAAATGGATGGTGCGGACGGACTGGCCTGTGAACATCTATTCCCTTTTCCTTTTTAAGAACTTCACGGATACCGCCGCGTACTGCGCGGACCTGTCCAATGCTTCGGTCTCCCTTTATGAGAGCAGTTTCCTTATAACCAGGGATGAATTGCTGGGCAATCTTATTTTTCTGTTTCTCATGGTCTGGGCAGCCTATTATATTCTGCACAAATATCTGAACAAGGCAGTGGAATACACAAGGCTTCTTCCGGTCTGGAACTATCTGGCTGCCATTCCGGTGCTCTTTTTCATCATGTTCCGGCTGGCAATCCGCTCCCTGTCCCCTTCCCGCATGCTCCAGCACCATCCTGACATGGCTTTTTTTGCTGTCTGCTGGTTTGCCTGTATCTACACGGTCCACTATGTGAGTCTGAGGATTCTGTCCCGGCTGGCTGAAAGCTACGCGGTCAAGGAGCAGTACCGGACCATCCGGCTGCTGGCCAGCGTACAGAAATCCCAGATGGCCACGCTCCAGTATAATCTGGAACAATTCAAGAAGGCCCGCCATGATTACCGCCATCATCTCATCACAATCAAGGGACTGTTGGAGCAGGAGGAGACAGACTTTGCCCTGGAGTATATCAATGACTATCTGGGCTCCTACGCGACTCTGAAAACCACCCGGTACTGTCAGAACCCTTCCTCCAATGCGCTGCTCAATTACTACATACAGACTGCCCAGACCCAGGGAATCGCGGTGAACTCCTCCATCTCCCTGCCTCAGAGCCTTCCTGTCCCGGAGATAGACTTCTGCACCATCCTGGGCAACCTTCTCTCCAACGCGGTGGAGGCATGTCAAAGGCAGACTCAGGGAACGCCCTCCATCACCATCAACATCGGTCAGGCCGGCGAATCCATGATCGCCCTTTCCATACAGAACACCTATTCCCATCACATACGGATGAAGGACGGACGTTTCCTCTCATCCAAACGGGAGGATATGGGAACCGGCACCACCTCTGTGCGGTATCTGGTGGAACGGTATCACGGCATATTGAAATTCGATTACAGTAACGGGATTTTCGAGGCATCCCTGCTTCTGAACCCTGCCATGAAGTAGCTTCTCCCGGCAAACCTAAAAACTGGCTATGGGCCAAAGCCCATAACCAGTCCTCATGAATCCAATTCTTATTATTCTTCTGTGTACTGTGACATGGCATCGATGTCCACGTCAGCCACGTCAGCGTCCTGTGCTGCAGGCGCCAGCATAGCCTTGATGCTTAAGCTGATTTTGTGGTCAGCCTCGTTAAAGTCCACTACCTTAGCCTCGATCTCCTGGCCAATCCTTAAAACATCAGCAGGCTTTTCAACATGCTCCCTGGAAATCTGGGATACGTGAAGCAGTGCGTCCACACCTGGCTCCAGCTCAACAAACGCGCCGAAATCAGTCATGCGTGCCACACGGCCGTATACCACGTTGCCAACCGCATACTTGTCAGCTGCGTTAACCCATGGATTAGCCTCAGGGAACTTAAGGCTCAGGGCAATCTTCTCTCCCTGGATATCCTTAATCAGTACCCTTACCTGATCCCCTGCCCTGAATACCTTCTTAGGATTCTCAACACGGCCCCAGCTCATCTCGGAAATATGAAGAAGTCCGTCTGCGCCGCCCAAATCAAT is a window of Enterocloster clostridioformis DNA encoding:
- a CDS encoding cobalt-precorrin 5A hydrolase — translated: MKIGMICFTARGAGICRLLCGRFRDTGTECRGYVPRRFWKPEWEAEGILPQDRSLSEWTGSMFGQKRALVFIGAAGIAVRAIAPYVRDKMTDPPVVAADEAGHFCIPLLSGHVGGANELAERMAGWLNGIPVITTATDVNGVFAVDVFAARNGLCITDRKEAKEISAWLLDGGEVGFFCDSECHGAEGARDICRHNICMNRVCGHNIWITFRNSERPSFLRLVPKMVVVGVGCRKGTQPDVLERRVLEALEDSGIDPAAVKALSTIDIKAGEAAVSQLAGRYGWELRTFTAGELLAVKGEFEESEFVRTAVGVGNVCERSCTAGGGILLIHKRAGEGVTVAAAIEPVARAGHSQ
- a CDS encoding small, acid-soluble spore protein, alpha/beta type, which produces MGKSKKNEAFDPHNLSAQDQLKFEIAQELGLDAKVMEGGWRSLTAKESGKIGGLITKRKRELKKEALQQE
- a CDS encoding LytR/AlgR family response regulator transcription factor produces the protein MNIAVIDDSIDEARQLAGFISAYCSDTHTCQQTTIFNTAADFLRCWQRGSFDLIFIDIFLRNETSGIRIAERVRKDDDFCTIVFTTSSTDFALKGYEVRALDYMIKPIRYEKLCQTMEYFMSVSRRKQSHYIEVKESRIMLKIPIDSILYTDYSNHYIQIHLPDKTVRTYMRFEEFSGMLLIYSQFICCYRNCIINMDKVFSMEKSEFILTTGEHLPITRTMRSQIHQQYADYQFSKLNGGI
- a CDS encoding sensor histidine kinase translates to MNFAQIQLICVILAKIIFIIVPFLAVFRGEWRYTMSKTAGILMGYLFFVCLLGLTCFRHFLNRPWLEMAWACTTMTTNILVCKWMVRTDWPVNIYSLFLFKNFTDTAAYCADLSNASVSLYESSFLITRDELLGNLIFLFLMVWAAYYILHKYLNKAVEYTRLLPVWNYLAAIPVLFFIMFRLAIRSLSPSRMLQHHPDMAFFAVCWFACIYTVHYVSLRILSRLAESYAVKEQYRTIRLLASVQKSQMATLQYNLEQFKKARHDYRHHLITIKGLLEQEETDFALEYINDYLGSYATLKTTRYCQNPSSNALLNYYIQTAQTQGIAVNSSISLPQSLPVPEIDFCTILGNLLSNAVEACQRQTQGTPSITINIGQAGESMIALSIQNTYSHHIRMKDGRFLSSKREDMGTGTTSVRYLVERYHGILKFDYSNGIFEASLLLNPAMK